In the genome of Desulfovibrio desulfuricans, one region contains:
- the gyrA gene encoding DNA gyrase subunit A translates to MQSQISIEKELRKSYLEYSLSVIIGRAIPDARDGLKPVHRRILFAQYELANNYNRPHKKSARIVGDVIGKYHPHGDSAVYDALVRMAQEFSMRDPLVDGQGNFGSIDGDAAAAMRYTEVRMSKLAQEFLNDLDKNTVDFRPNYDNTLQEPTVMPSKVPNLLLNGSSGIAVGMATNIPPHNLGELCDALQLLLDNPQCSVDELMEYVKGPDFPTRGFVYAGKGLYDAYHTGRGTVKVRGRLDLEERKKGAQSIVIREIPFGLNKSSLVEKIAALVNDRKIDGITDLRDESDRKGIRVVIDLKRGTIPDIVINALYKFTPLETSFGINMLAVVDNRPQLLTLKTALSCFVDHRREVVIRRTRFDLEKAEARAHILEGLRIAIDNIDEVVALIRASANPEEARNALMERFTFSELQAKAILEMRLQRLTGLQREELMNEYKDLLQKIEFYRSILENSEVLRGELKREIAEIRDNFATPRRTEVLREALSDIDIEDLIPDEEVVITLSRRGYMKRTGLENYQQQKRGGKGIAALHTSDDDYVQEFLTTTNHQYLCLFTNKGRMHQLKVHQVPEGSRTAKGVHINNLLPLEENEWVTTVLALREFAEDKFFLFITKRGMIKRSSASLYARCRKTGLMAVGLREDDELVVVRPIRDNSHVVLATADGFSIRFACNDVRPMGRVATGVKGIALRRQDFVVAAVITKDIDLTTEIMSISANGYGKRTSVDLYRLQSRGGKGIINFKVTGKTGPVIGAMPVRDNDGLILLTSSNKIVRIGVDDVRSKGRATMGVMLVRLDEGAHVVGFDRVDEGGQTGRDANAELDGDDFAGVSSTPAVVEPEVPGSDAADDDGEE, encoded by the coding sequence ATGCAGTCGCAGATAAGCATAGAAAAAGAACTCCGCAAATCGTATCTGGAGTATTCCCTTTCGGTCATCATCGGGCGCGCCATCCCTGACGCGCGCGACGGCCTTAAGCCGGTGCACAGGCGTATTCTTTTTGCGCAGTACGAGCTTGCCAACAACTATAACCGTCCGCACAAAAAATCCGCGCGTATCGTCGGTGATGTCATCGGTAAATATCACCCGCACGGCGACTCTGCCGTGTACGACGCGCTGGTGCGTATGGCGCAGGAATTTTCCATGCGCGATCCGCTGGTGGACGGGCAGGGCAACTTTGGTTCCATCGACGGCGACGCCGCAGCTGCCATGCGTTATACCGAAGTGCGCATGTCCAAGCTTGCCCAGGAGTTTTTGAACGACCTGGACAAGAATACCGTGGACTTTCGTCCCAACTACGACAATACCCTGCAGGAACCCACGGTCATGCCGAGCAAGGTTCCCAATCTGCTGCTCAACGGCAGCTCGGGCATTGCCGTGGGTATGGCCACCAACATTCCGCCCCATAACCTTGGCGAACTGTGCGACGCGCTGCAACTGCTGCTTGATAACCCGCAGTGCAGCGTCGACGAGCTTATGGAATATGTGAAGGGGCCGGACTTTCCCACCCGTGGCTTTGTGTACGCGGGCAAGGGTCTGTACGACGCCTACCACACCGGGCGCGGCACCGTTAAGGTGCGTGGCCGTCTGGATTTGGAAGAACGCAAAAAGGGCGCGCAGAGTATTGTCATTCGCGAGATCCCCTTTGGGCTTAACAAAAGCTCGCTGGTGGAAAAAATCGCGGCTCTGGTCAATGACCGCAAGATCGACGGCATCACCGACCTGCGTGACGAATCTGACCGCAAGGGCATCCGCGTGGTTATCGACCTCAAGCGCGGCACCATCCCCGACATTGTGATCAATGCCCTGTACAAGTTTACGCCGCTTGAAACGAGCTTTGGCATCAACATGCTGGCCGTGGTGGACAACCGCCCCCAGCTGCTTACCCTCAAGACGGCGCTTTCGTGCTTTGTGGATCACCGGCGCGAGGTGGTCATCCGCCGCACGCGTTTTGACCTTGAAAAGGCCGAGGCCCGGGCGCACATTCTCGAAGGTCTGCGCATCGCCATCGACAATATCGACGAGGTGGTGGCCCTTATTCGCGCTTCGGCCAACCCGGAAGAAGCCCGTAACGCCCTGATGGAGCGGTTTACGTTTTCAGAGCTGCAGGCCAAGGCCATCCTTGAAATGCGCCTGCAGCGCCTCACCGGCCTGCAGCGCGAAGAACTGATGAACGAATACAAGGACCTGCTGCAGAAGATCGAATTCTACCGCTCCATTCTTGAAAATTCAGAAGTGCTGCGCGGCGAGCTCAAGCGCGAGATCGCCGAGATACGCGACAACTTCGCCACGCCCCGGCGCACCGAAGTGCTGCGCGAAGCCCTGAGCGACATTGATATTGAAGACCTCATCCCCGACGAGGAAGTGGTCATTACCCTGTCGCGGCGCGGCTACATGAAGCGCACCGGGCTTGAAAACTATCAGCAGCAAAAACGCGGCGGCAAGGGCATTGCCGCACTGCATACCTCGGACGACGACTATGTGCAGGAGTTTTTGACCACCACCAATCACCAGTACCTCTGCCTGTTTACCAACAAGGGCCGCATGCACCAGCTCAAGGTGCACCAGGTGCCCGAGGGCAGCCGTACGGCCAAGGGCGTGCATATCAACAACCTGCTGCCGCTCGAGGAAAACGAGTGGGTGACGACGGTGCTGGCCCTGCGCGAATTTGCCGAGGACAAGTTCTTTTTGTTCATCACCAAGCGGGGCATGATCAAACGTTCGTCCGCGTCGCTGTACGCGCGTTGCCGCAAGACCGGCCTTATGGCCGTGGGCCTGCGCGAGGACGACGAGCTTGTGGTTGTGCGACCCATCCGCGACAACAGCCATGTTGTGCTGGCCACGGCCGACGGCTTTTCCATCCGCTTTGCCTGCAACGACGTGCGCCCCATGGGCCGCGTGGCTACGGGCGTCAAGGGCATTGCCCTGCGCAGGCAGGACTTTGTGGTGGCCGCCGTCATCACAAAGGACATTGACCTGACCACAGAGATAATGTCCATCTCGGCCAACGGTTACGGCAAGCGCACCAGCGTCGACCTGTACCGTCTGCAGTCGCGCGGCGGCAAGGGCATCATCAACTTCAAGGTGACGGGCAAGACCGGCCCCGTTATCGGTGCCATGCCCGTGCGCGACAACGACGGCCTCATTCTGTTGACCTCGTCCAACAAGATCGTGCGCATTGGCGTTGACGATGTGCGCAGCAAGGGTAGGGCAACCATGGGCGTTATGCTTGTGCGCCTTGACGAAGGCGCGCATGTGGTGGGCTTTGACCGTGTTGACGAGGGCGGGCAGACCGGCAGGGACGCCAATGCTGAATTGGACGGCGACGACTTCGCCGGGGTTTCTTCCACGCCCGCCGTTGTTGAGCCCGAAGTGCCCGGCAGTGATGCCGCAGACGACGACGGCGAGGAATAA
- the gyrB gene encoding DNA topoisomerase (ATP-hydrolyzing) subunit B → MAPETGNGGYNASSITILEGLSAVRKRPAMYIGSTDARGLHHLVYEVVDNSIDEAMAGFCSRITVILHADNSVTVRDDGRGIPVDIHPKEGVPAVQVVMTKLHAGGKFDNSSYKVSGGLHGVGVSCVNALSEELTVTVRRNGKRYRQHYARGVPQDKLVVISESYVEGHGTTVRFKPDEEIFEVLEFSYETLKKRFEELAYLNKGLTIECIDERIGETHVFHADGGIRQFVGDLNSGEQGIHPIIFGEGVVENVTVDFALQYNAGYKENIFTFANNIRTKEGGTHLVGFRTALTRAINGYIKGQPDLVKKMKNTSLSGDDVREGLTAVISVKLPQPQFEGQTKTKLGNSEIAGLVAGVVYDRLNVYFEENPKDIRLIIDKAVDASRARDAARRAKELVRRKGALSDNSLPGKLADCQSKDPMESELFIVEGDSAGGSAKQGRNPKNQAILPLRGKILNTERTRFDKMLANKEVKALITAMGAGIGEEDTDLDKLRYHKIIIMTDADVDGAHIRTLLLTFFFRQYQEMVERGFVYIAQPPLYRVHNSRMEKFIKDDPALNEFLLTRVSEDVTVVASSGKEYTGKELINLMEHIEKLENRVNDAEMAGTPRDLFMALVTYAKQIDAQSLENQDNELTGWLNGHGYMLTLEREKNEDEEERLFAVFENTGGHHTRRGMEFFSSRLYRQTWQLFDELRSQCGSFAFTLRRKDGDVPAEDMFTLMRMVFDEARKGINIQRYKGLGEMNPDQLWVTTMNPENRVLLQVSVEDVNEASDAFVELMGDRVEPRRDFIERNALAVQDLDI, encoded by the coding sequence ATGGCTCCTGAAACCGGCAACGGCGGGTACAACGCCTCTTCCATTACCATTTTGGAAGGCCTTTCGGCCGTGCGCAAGCGCCCGGCCATGTACATAGGCTCCACTGACGCGCGCGGCCTGCACCACCTGGTATACGAGGTAGTGGACAACTCCATCGACGAAGCCATGGCTGGCTTCTGTTCGCGGATAACGGTCATTTTGCACGCCGACAACAGCGTCACAGTACGTGACGACGGCCGCGGCATACCTGTCGACATTCACCCCAAGGAAGGCGTGCCCGCCGTGCAGGTGGTCATGACCAAGCTGCACGCCGGCGGCAAGTTTGATAACTCAAGCTACAAGGTTTCCGGCGGGTTGCACGGCGTTGGCGTGTCGTGCGTCAATGCCCTTTCAGAAGAGCTTACGGTTACCGTCCGCCGCAACGGCAAGCGCTACCGTCAGCATTACGCGCGCGGCGTGCCGCAGGACAAGCTGGTTGTCATCAGCGAAAGCTATGTGGAAGGTCACGGCACCACAGTGCGCTTCAAGCCCGACGAAGAAATTTTTGAGGTGCTTGAGTTTTCATATGAAACATTGAAAAAGCGCTTTGAAGAGCTGGCCTACCTCAACAAGGGCCTGACCATCGAGTGCATTGACGAGCGCATCGGCGAGACCCATGTTTTCCACGCCGATGGCGGCATACGTCAGTTTGTGGGCGACCTCAATTCGGGCGAGCAGGGCATTCACCCCATTATTTTTGGCGAAGGCGTGGTCGAAAACGTCACTGTTGACTTTGCCCTGCAGTACAACGCCGGGTACAAGGAAAACATTTTTACCTTTGCCAACAACATTCGCACCAAGGAAGGCGGCACCCACCTTGTGGGCTTTCGCACCGCGCTGACCCGCGCCATCAACGGCTACATCAAGGGCCAGCCGGACCTGGTCAAAAAGATGAAGAACACCTCGCTGTCGGGCGACGACGTACGCGAGGGTCTTACCGCCGTTATCAGCGTCAAGCTGCCTCAGCCGCAGTTTGAAGGGCAGACCAAGACCAAGCTTGGCAACAGCGAGATAGCCGGTCTGGTGGCTGGTGTTGTTTACGACCGCCTTAACGTCTATTTTGAAGAAAATCCCAAGGATATACGCCTCATTATAGACAAGGCCGTCGATGCCTCCCGTGCCCGCGACGCCGCCCGCCGCGCCAAGGAGCTTGTGCGCCGCAAGGGCGCGCTTTCTGACAACTCGTTGCCCGGCAAACTCGCCGACTGCCAGAGCAAGGACCCTATGGAGTCTGAGCTGTTCATCGTCGAAGGTGATTCGGCAGGTGGTTCGGCCAAGCAGGGGCGCAACCCCAAAAATCAGGCTATCCTGCCCCTGCGCGGCAAGATTCTGAACACGGAGCGCACCCGCTTTGACAAAATGCTGGCCAACAAGGAAGTAAAGGCCCTCATCACCGCCATGGGCGCGGGCATCGGCGAGGAAGACACCGACCTCGACAAGCTGCGCTACCACAAAATCATCATCATGACAGACGCCGACGTGGACGGAGCGCACATCCGCACCCTGCTGCTGACCTTTTTCTTCAGGCAGTATCAGGAGATGGTGGAGCGCGGCTTTGTCTACATCGCCCAGCCGCCTCTGTACCGCGTGCACAACTCGCGCATGGAAAAGTTCATCAAGGACGACCCGGCGCTCAACGAGTTTCTGCTTACCCGCGTCAGCGAGGATGTGACCGTGGTTGCCTCCAGCGGCAAGGAATATACGGGCAAAGAGCTGATCAACCTCATGGAGCACATTGAAAAGCTTGAAAACCGCGTCAACGATGCCGAAATGGCGGGCACCCCGCGTGATCTCTTTATGGCTCTTGTTACCTATGCAAAGCAGATTGACGCGCAGAGCCTCGAAAACCAGGACAACGAACTGACCGGGTGGCTCAACGGACACGGCTATATGCTGACCCTTGAGCGGGAAAAAAACGAGGACGAAGAGGAGCGCCTGTTTGCGGTATTTGAAAATACCGGTGGGCACCATACCCGCAGGGGCATGGAATTTTTTTCTTCGCGCCTGTACCGGCAGACCTGGCAGCTCTTTGACGAGCTGCGCTCGCAGTGCGGGTCGTTTGCCTTTACCCTGCGCCGCAAGGACGGCGATGTCCCCGCCGAGGACATGTTTACGCTCATGCGCATGGTGTTTGACGAAGCCCGCAAGGGCATCAACATCCAGCGTTACAAAGGTCTTGGTGAAATGAACCCCGACCAGCTGTGGGTAACGACCATGAACCCCGAAAACCGCGTGCTTCTGCAGGTTTCGGTGGAAGACGTCAACGAGGCCTCCGACGCCTTTGTTGAGCTGATGGGCGACCGCGTGGAGCCGCGCCGCGACTTTATCGAGCGCAACGCCCTGGCTGTTCAGGATCTGGATATCTAG
- the aspS gene encoding aspartate--tRNA ligase, with amino-acid sequence MTEQMQTQDAQQDVQREHQKFVTELGDWRRSHSCGQLTIKNDGEDVCLMGWVQYRRDHGGLIFVDLRDRDGLTQVVFSPDIAPAAHENAHILRSEYVLAVKGKVRPRPDGMVNATMVTGQIEIVAYEWKLLNTSKTPPFPIEDRTDAGENLRLTWRYLDLRRPRMQANLRLRHKVSQAARRFLDDNGFTEVETPVLTKSTPEGARDFLVPSRLNNGEFYALPQSPQLFKQLLMVAGMDRYFQIVRCFRDEDLRADRQPEFTQVDLEMSFADEEQVMTIAEGLMARVFKDVMGKDLCLPFPRMPWDEAMARYGVDKPDTRFGLELVDLTDIVRGSGFKLFATAQLVKGMKVPGGESMTRKEIDAFTEFVKIYGAQGLAWIKIKADEWQSPIAKFLSDAERKGIADALDLKVGDIVFFQAGEPAMVNAALGNLRVHLANHLKLIPENSFNFLWVTDFPLYEYDEEDKRYVACHHPFTSPAPGHMDLMISDPAKARARAYDMVLNGCEVGGGSIRIHSGEVQRRMFKALGFTPEQADEQFGFLIQALDLGAPPHGGLAFGLDRLVMLLSASPSIRDVIAFPKTQKATCLMTDAPAGVSSRQLRELGLRLREVPAAEQKKDGAAADKP; translated from the coding sequence ATGACTGAACAGATGCAGACGCAGGACGCGCAGCAGGACGTGCAGCGCGAACACCAGAAATTCGTCACTGAGCTTGGAGACTGGCGGCGCAGCCATTCCTGCGGCCAGCTGACCATCAAAAATGATGGTGAAGATGTTTGCCTGATGGGTTGGGTGCAGTATCGCCGCGACCACGGCGGTCTTATCTTTGTGGACCTGCGCGACCGCGATGGTCTTACCCAGGTTGTTTTCAGCCCCGACATCGCCCCGGCTGCCCACGAAAATGCCCATATTCTCCGCTCCGAGTATGTCCTCGCGGTCAAGGGCAAGGTGCGCCCGCGTCCTGACGGCATGGTCAACGCCACTATGGTTACCGGCCAGATTGAGATTGTGGCTTACGAATGGAAGCTGCTCAATACTTCCAAAACACCGCCTTTTCCCATTGAAGACCGTACCGACGCCGGTGAAAACCTGCGTCTTACGTGGCGTTATCTTGACCTGCGTCGTCCGCGCATGCAGGCCAACCTGCGCCTGCGCCACAAGGTTTCGCAGGCAGCCCGTCGTTTTCTCGACGACAACGGCTTTACGGAAGTGGAAACTCCGGTGCTCACCAAGTCCACGCCTGAAGGCGCGCGCGACTTTCTGGTGCCCAGCCGCCTGAACAATGGCGAATTTTACGCCCTGCCGCAGTCCCCTCAGCTGTTCAAGCAGCTGCTCATGGTGGCGGGCATGGACCGCTACTTCCAGATCGTGCGCTGCTTCCGCGACGAAGACCTGCGCGCCGACCGTCAGCCCGAGTTTACGCAGGTCGACCTTGAGATGAGCTTTGCTGATGAAGAGCAGGTCATGACCATTGCCGAAGGCCTCATGGCCCGCGTGTTCAAGGACGTCATGGGCAAGGATCTTTGCCTGCCGTTCCCGCGCATGCCCTGGGACGAAGCCATGGCACGCTACGGCGTGGACAAGCCCGACACCCGTTTTGGTCTTGAGCTTGTTGACCTTACCGACATTGTACGCGGTTCGGGTTTCAAGCTTTTTGCTACGGCGCAGCTGGTCAAGGGTATGAAGGTTCCCGGCGGCGAATCCATGACTCGCAAGGAAATTGACGCCTTTACCGAGTTTGTGAAGATTTACGGCGCGCAGGGTCTGGCCTGGATCAAGATCAAGGCCGATGAATGGCAGTCGCCCATAGCCAAGTTTCTCTCTGACGCGGAGCGCAAGGGCATTGCCGATGCGCTGGATCTCAAGGTCGGCGATATCGTCTTTTTCCAGGCTGGCGAGCCAGCCATGGTCAACGCCGCTCTGGGCAACCTGCGCGTGCACCTGGCCAACCACCTCAAGCTGATACCCGAAAACAGCTTCAACTTCTTGTGGGTTACGGACTTTCCGCTTTACGAATACGACGAGGAAGACAAGCGCTACGTGGCCTGCCACCATCCCTTTACCTCGCCCGCGCCCGGCCATATGGATCTGATGATATCTGACCCGGCCAAGGCCCGCGCCCGTGCCTACGACATGGTGCTCAACGGCTGCGAAGTGGGCGGCGGTTCCATCCGCATCCATTCGGGCGAAGTGCAGCGGCGCATGTTTAAGGCCCTTGGCTTTACGCCCGAGCAGGCCGACGAACAGTTTGGCTTTCTTATTCAGGCGCTTGACCTTGGCGCACCGCCGCATGGCGGTTTGGCCTTTGGTCTTGACCGTCTGGTCATGCTGCTTTCGGCTTCGCCCAGCATCCGTGACGTTATTGCCTTCCCCAAGACGCAAAAGGCTACCTGCCTCATGACCGACGCGCCCGCTGGCGTTTCGTCGCGTCAGTTGAGGGAGCTGGGTTTGCGCTTGCGCGAAGTTCCTGCAGCGGAGCAAAAAAAGGACGGCGCAGCAGCCGATAAACCATAG
- a CDS encoding tetratricopeptide repeat protein has translation MKILRRVCGKALPLCLCLFFAGFLCACKDQNIVGDDLSAARTAVSLRDWSLAERLLERYLREARDADLRWEAWQQLLVVLNAAGQEPRTTLEYLETMLAEFADNDARSAVILRRMGEVNEGMRRYGRAADAWNAYIGLGGLSAEQTVDGYRRLAAMQFNLRRFDAGEDTLQQCLALPLADHDKIMCMYDLADQNMARERWQEVSDLCQQILDSDPDKTLRGLAGYLLADALEQLGKGKEALKNFELARDDYPNPSVIDNRIAHLRKKLKK, from the coding sequence ATGAAAATACTGCGGCGGGTTTGCGGCAAGGCTCTGCCCCTGTGTCTGTGTCTGTTTTTTGCGGGCTTTCTGTGTGCTTGCAAAGACCAGAACATCGTGGGCGACGATCTTTCCGCTGCCCGTACCGCGGTATCTTTACGCGACTGGTCACTTGCCGAAAGGCTTTTGGAGCGTTATCTGCGTGAGGCGCGGGACGCTGACCTGCGCTGGGAGGCGTGGCAGCAGCTCCTGGTGGTGCTCAACGCCGCCGGGCAGGAGCCGCGCACAACGCTTGAGTATCTGGAAACCATGCTGGCGGAATTTGCGGACAACGACGCCAGAAGCGCCGTTATCCTGCGCCGTATGGGCGAGGTTAACGAGGGCATGCGCCGTTATGGTCGTGCGGCCGACGCCTGGAACGCCTACATAGGCCTTGGCGGTCTGTCCGCCGAGCAGACGGTGGACGGCTACCGCAGGCTTGCGGCCATGCAGTTTAATCTGCGCCGTTTTGACGCGGGGGAGGATACCCTCCAGCAGTGTCTGGCCCTGCCCCTTGCCGACCATGATAAAATAATGTGCATGTACGACCTTGCCGACCAGAACATGGCGAGGGAGCGCTGGCAGGAGGTTTCCGACCTTTGCCAGCAGATACTGGACAGCGACCCTGACAAGACCCTGCGCGGTCTGGCGGGGTATTTGCTGGCTGATGCCCTTGAGCAGCTCGGCAAAGGCAAGGAAGCCCTTAAAAACTTTGAACTGGCCCGCGACGATTATCCCAATCCGTCGGTCATTGATAATCGCATTGCGCATCTGCGCAAAAAACTGAAGAAGTAA
- the purF gene encoding amidophosphoribosyltransferase yields the protein MIKHECGVFGIYDHEEAARLAYFGLYAQQHRGQESAGIVTFDKDGVHEHKGMGLVPDVFSEADLKALTGRTAIGHVRYSTTGRSSSSNAQPFLAHFKGRDVVLAHNGNLVNAAQLREDLENEGAIFSTSNDTEVFMHLLVRALRHNDLPGAVKETCARVRGAYCLLVMVDGVMVAVRDPHGFHPLAFGRIDGSPVFASETCAFDLLEAQFERSVEPGEMLIVNGNSVRSDYLLGPLPEKPRQCIFELVYFARPDSYIFDEQVYLCRKKMGWNLADESAPDVDSVMPFPDSGIYPALGFAQRSGLPYEHAMIRNHYVGRTFIQPSQSMRSFGVRVKINPVREMIEGKRICIIDDSIVRGTTMMTRVKKLRELGAKEVHIRISSPPVRFPCFYGIDFSSRGELIAAQHNLQEITRKLDVDSLHYLSIGGLLGSVSKPQNYCMACFTGDYPVPCDECTGKFSLESACAKR from the coding sequence ATGATCAAGCACGAATGCGGCGTATTCGGCATTTACGACCATGAAGAAGCGGCTCGTCTGGCTTATTTCGGTTTGTACGCACAGCAGCACCGCGGGCAGGAAAGCGCCGGCATTGTCACCTTTGACAAGGACGGCGTGCACGAACACAAGGGTATGGGTCTTGTGCCGGATGTTTTTTCCGAGGCGGATCTCAAGGCGCTTACCGGCAGAACAGCCATCGGTCATGTGCGCTATTCCACCACCGGGCGCTCCTCGAGCAGCAACGCCCAGCCTTTCCTTGCCCATTTCAAGGGGCGGGACGTGGTGCTTGCCCACAACGGCAACCTGGTCAACGCGGCCCAGCTGCGCGAAGATCTGGAGAACGAAGGGGCCATTTTTTCCACCAGCAACGATACAGAGGTGTTCATGCACCTGCTGGTGCGCGCCCTCAGGCACAACGACCTGCCCGGCGCGGTCAAGGAGACCTGTGCGCGCGTGCGTGGGGCTTACTGCCTGCTGGTGATGGTCGATGGCGTCATGGTTGCTGTGCGCGACCCGCACGGTTTTCATCCGCTGGCCTTCGGGCGCATAGACGGCAGCCCCGTGTTTGCCTCCGAAACCTGCGCCTTTGACCTGCTTGAGGCCCAGTTTGAACGCTCGGTGGAGCCGGGCGAGATGCTTATTGTCAACGGCAACAGCGTGCGCAGCGACTATCTTTTGGGTCCGCTGCCCGAAAAACCGCGCCAGTGCATCTTTGAACTGGTCTATTTTGCCCGGCCCGACTCGTACATTTTTGACGAGCAGGTGTACCTGTGCCGCAAAAAAATGGGCTGGAACCTGGCTGACGAATCGGCCCCTGACGTGGACTCCGTCATGCCTTTTCCCGATTCGGGCATATACCCCGCGCTTGGCTTTGCGCAACGCTCCGGGCTGCCCTACGAGCACGCCATGATACGCAACCACTATGTGGGGCGCACGTTTATTCAGCCTTCGCAGAGCATGCGCAGCTTTGGCGTGCGGGTTAAGATCAACCCTGTGCGCGAGATGATCGAGGGCAAACGCATCTGTATTATCGACGACAGCATTGTACGCGGCACCACCATGATGACCCGCGTCAAAAAGCTGCGCGAGCTTGGCGCCAAAGAGGTGCACATCCGTATTTCCAGCCCGCCGGTCAGGTTTCCCTGCTTCTACGGCATAGACTTTTCTTCACGCGGCGAGCTTATTGCGGCCCAGCACAACCTGCAGGAAATAACCCGCAAGCTTGACGTGGATTCGCTGCATTACCTCAGCATCGGCGGGCTGCTCGGCTCGGTGAGCAAGCCGCAGAATTATTGCATGGCCTGCTTTACAGGCGACTACCCCGTGCCCTGCGACGAATGCACCGGCAAATTCAGCCTTGAATCTGCCTGCGCCAAAAGGTAG
- the hisS gene encoding histidine--tRNA ligase, whose protein sequence is MSIARIKGFADMFPPDSDQFTRIENTARGVFGRYGFVELRTPLLEFTELFCRSIGEETDVVQKEMYTFPDRKGRSLTLRPEATAGVMRAYIESGLNNREAVSRLFTTGPMFRYERPQKGRMRQFHQINCECLGSHSPMADAELVSMLLRFLSDLGLTDLTLKINSLGCSECRPKYKAALLEYLAGVDKSLLCPDCARRVETNPLRVLDCKQPGCRAITDNAPKLLDYNCPDCRAHFDTVLQLLDGQGLPYELDHRLVRGLDYYCRTTFEVVSGSIGAQAAVAGGGRYDGLVKSLGGPDVPGVGFACGMERLALMMGDGGAAAADFYLVAMDQQSRTQGWQLAQKLRNAGLSGEMNFSEGGFKSLMRQAGKSGARYCLIIGPDEAAQGAVVVKNLESGEQSSMPQSGVLQFLQTGTNND, encoded by the coding sequence ATGAGTATCGCACGTATCAAGGGTTTTGCGGACATGTTTCCGCCTGACAGCGACCAGTTTACGCGCATCGAAAACACCGCGCGCGGCGTTTTTGGGCGCTACGGTTTTGTTGAGCTGCGCACGCCCCTGCTGGAGTTTACCGAGCTTTTTTGCCGCTCCATTGGCGAAGAAACCGATGTCGTGCAAAAGGAAATGTACACGTTTCCTGACCGCAAGGGGCGCTCGCTCACCCTGCGCCCCGAAGCCACCGCTGGCGTCATGCGGGCCTATATCGAGAGTGGGCTGAACAACCGCGAGGCTGTAAGCCGCCTGTTTACCACTGGCCCCATGTTTCGCTACGAGCGCCCGCAGAAGGGCCGCATGCGTCAGTTCCACCAGATTAACTGCGAGTGCCTTGGCAGTCACAGCCCCATGGCCGACGCTGAGCTTGTCAGCATGCTGCTGCGCTTTTTGTCTGATCTGGGTCTGACCGACCTCACGCTCAAGATCAACTCGCTCGGCTGCTCAGAGTGCCGACCCAAATACAAGGCGGCCCTGCTCGAATATCTTGCCGGTGTGGATAAAAGTCTTCTTTGCCCCGACTGCGCCCGCAGGGTTGAGACCAACCCGCTGCGCGTGCTCGACTGCAAGCAGCCTGGTTGCCGCGCCATTACAGACAACGCTCCCAAGCTGCTCGACTACAATTGCCCTGACTGCCGTGCTCACTTTGATACCGTGCTGCAGCTGCTTGACGGGCAGGGTCTGCCCTATGAGCTCGACCACAGGCTTGTACGCGGCCTTGATTATTACTGCCGCACCACGTTCGAGGTGGTGAGCGGCAGCATTGGCGCGCAGGCGGCGGTGGCTGGCGGTGGCAGGTATGACGGGCTTGTGAAGAGCCTTGGCGGCCCCGACGTGCCCGGTGTTGGCTTTGCCTGCGGTATGGAGCGCCTTGCGCTCATGATGGGCGATGGCGGCGCGGCCGCAGCCGATTTTTATCTTGTCGCCATGGACCAGCAGAGCAGAACCCAGGGTTGGCAGCTTGCCCAGAAGCTGCGCAACGCCGGGCTGAGCGGTGAAATGAATTTCAGTGAAGGCGGTTTTAAAAGCCTTATGCGTCAGGCGGGCAAGTCGGGCGCGAGGTATTGTCTGATCATCGGCCCCGATGAAGCCGCCCAGGGCGCAGTGGTCGTTAAAAACCTTGAAAGCGGCGAGCAAAGCTCCATGCCGCAGTCAGGTGTACTCCAATTCTTGCAAACGGGAACCAACAATGACTGA
- the def gene encoding peptide deformylase — MILDIVVYPDPRLKEVCKPVGEITDEIRQLAADMLETMYAAPGVGLAAPQVGRNIRMLVMDPAMQDEEKNPRVLINPVLTLSGEKVVSEQEGCLSVPMNYRADVPRMSNVHLHALDLDGNVIEEDLEEFPAIILQHEFDHLDGILFIDKISRLRRTLYDSKVKKWLKRKNAA; from the coding sequence ATGATTCTTGATATTGTCGTCTACCCTGATCCGCGGCTCAAAGAGGTTTGCAAACCAGTTGGCGAGATAACGGACGAAATTCGCCAGCTGGCCGCAGACATGCTTGAGACCATGTATGCAGCGCCTGGCGTTGGGCTTGCCGCCCCTCAGGTGGGCCGCAACATCCGCATGCTTGTTATGGATCCTGCCATGCAGGATGAGGAAAAAAATCCACGGGTGCTTATCAATCCTGTGCTGACCCTCTCTGGCGAGAAGGTTGTCAGCGAGCAGGAGGGCTGCCTCTCGGTGCCCATGAACTACCGCGCGGATGTACCCCGTATGAGCAATGTGCACCTGCACGCCTTGGATCTGGACGGCAATGTTATCGAAGAGGATCTTGAAGAGTTCCCTGCCATTATTCTGCAGCATGAATTCGACCATCTGGACGGCATACTGTTTATCGACAAGATAAGCCGCCTGCGCCGCACCCTGTACGACAGCAAGGTGAAAAAATGGCTCAAACGCAAAAATGCCGCATAG